The following coding sequences lie in one Nerophis lumbriciformis linkage group LG02, RoL_Nlum_v2.1, whole genome shotgun sequence genomic window:
- the ubtd1a gene encoding ubiquitin domain-containing protein 1a isoform X1, with protein sequence MWQANCRRMHNLADWISGSVMGGCVGRSGTDGQESTRSLTRGKKRGGRNEPLKKERPKWKSEYPMTEGQLRSKRDEFWDTAPAFDGRKEIWDALRAAALAAECNDLELAQAIVDGACITLPHGSLAESYDELGNRYQLPAYTLTPPVNLITETCNESKVCESTQKQAQPPPCRQEFQLRVRLSTGEDVRLTASMADSIAELKKQLQRQEDIDVSRQRWFFSGKLLTDKTRLQDAKIQKDFVVQVIVNVNPAILSN encoded by the exons ATGTGGCAAGCTAACTGTCGACGAATGCATAATTTAGCAGACTGGATTTCCG GGTCCGTGATGGGAGGCTGTGTTGGGAGGAGCGGAACCGATGGACAGGAGAGTACCAGAAGCTTGACCAGAGGCAAAAAACGTGGAG GACGCAACGAGCCTCTCAAAAAGGAGCGTCCCAAGTGGAAGAGCGAGTACCCAATGACCGAGGGCCAGCTCAGGAGTAAACGGGATGAGTTTTGGGACACGGCACCGGCCTTTGACGGACGGAAAGAGATCTGGGACGCCCTGCGAGCGGCAGCCCTGGCGGCAGAGTGCAATGACCTGGAGCTGGCGCAGGCTATCGTGGACGGAGCCTGCATCACTCTGCCtcacg GCTCTCTCGCTGAGAGTTATGATGAGCTCGGCAACCGCTACCAGCTGCCAGCATACACTTTAACCCCCCCTGTCAACCTCATCACCGAAACATGCAATGAAAGCAAAGTGTGCGAATCCACACAAAAGCAAGCGCAGCCTCCTCCATGCAGACAGGAGTTCCAGCTCCGTGTGCGATTGTCCACCG GAGAGGACGTGCGTCTGACGGCCAGCATGGCCGACTCCATCGCTGAGCTGAAGAAGCAGCTGCAGCGACAAGAAGACATCGACGTGTCCCGCCAGAGGTGGTTCTTCTCGGGGAAACTCCTCACTGACAAGACGCGTCTGCAGGATGCCAAAATCCAGAAAGACTTTGTTGTCCAAGTCATTGTCAACGTGAACCCTGCAATTCTCTCCAACTGA
- the ubtd1a gene encoding ubiquitin domain-containing protein 1a isoform X2 — MGVPNSREYNYYHSPNPPLRILLKRRNEPLKKERPKWKSEYPMTEGQLRSKRDEFWDTAPAFDGRKEIWDALRAAALAAECNDLELAQAIVDGACITLPHGSLAESYDELGNRYQLPAYTLTPPVNLITETCNESKVCESTQKQAQPPPCRQEFQLRVRLSTGEDVRLTASMADSIAELKKQLQRQEDIDVSRQRWFFSGKLLTDKTRLQDAKIQKDFVVQVIVNVNPAILSN, encoded by the exons ATGGGAGTTCCGAACTCCAGGGAATACAACTACTACCATTCTCCGAATCCACCTTTAAGGATTTTGCTGAAAA GACGCAACGAGCCTCTCAAAAAGGAGCGTCCCAAGTGGAAGAGCGAGTACCCAATGACCGAGGGCCAGCTCAGGAGTAAACGGGATGAGTTTTGGGACACGGCACCGGCCTTTGACGGACGGAAAGAGATCTGGGACGCCCTGCGAGCGGCAGCCCTGGCGGCAGAGTGCAATGACCTGGAGCTGGCGCAGGCTATCGTGGACGGAGCCTGCATCACTCTGCCtcacg GCTCTCTCGCTGAGAGTTATGATGAGCTCGGCAACCGCTACCAGCTGCCAGCATACACTTTAACCCCCCCTGTCAACCTCATCACCGAAACATGCAATGAAAGCAAAGTGTGCGAATCCACACAAAAGCAAGCGCAGCCTCCTCCATGCAGACAGGAGTTCCAGCTCCGTGTGCGATTGTCCACCG GAGAGGACGTGCGTCTGACGGCCAGCATGGCCGACTCCATCGCTGAGCTGAAGAAGCAGCTGCAGCGACAAGAAGACATCGACGTGTCCCGCCAGAGGTGGTTCTTCTCGGGGAAACTCCTCACTGACAAGACGCGTCTGCAGGATGCCAAAATCCAGAAAGACTTTGTTGTCCAAGTCATTGTCAACGTGAACCCTGCAATTCTCTCCAACTGA